In one Arenibacter antarcticus genomic region, the following are encoded:
- a CDS encoding bifunctional UDP-sugar hydrolase/5'-nucleotidase, whose translation MERRKFLCRTAASSAFVGIGGLSMNSCQQDGKKHITVLHTNDVHSHIDPFPNNHSSYPNLGGVARRATLVGEIRKENPNTLLFDAGDIFQGTPYFNFYGGELEFKLMSMLKYDAATIGNHDFDNGLDGLAAQLPYAKFDFLSANYDFSKTILHGYVKPYKTFMRDGIKIGVFGLGIALAGLVSEKLYKETVYLDPIEMAQEMSRILKEQENCDLIICLSHIGYQYTNPQRVDDLKLAAATENIDLIIGGHTHTFLEKPTIAKNRKNLPVLVNQVGCFGINLGRLDFYFEKGRATKSEGISIAI comes from the coding sequence ATGGAACGTAGAAAATTTTTATGCCGAACAGCAGCCTCTTCTGCATTTGTTGGTATAGGTGGATTGTCGATGAATTCTTGCCAACAAGATGGAAAAAAACATATTACTGTACTGCACACCAACGACGTTCATAGTCATATAGATCCATTTCCCAACAATCACTCTAGCTATCCTAATTTAGGTGGTGTTGCTAGAAGGGCTACTTTGGTAGGAGAAATACGAAAGGAGAATCCGAATACGCTATTGTTTGATGCAGGGGATATTTTTCAAGGCACCCCCTACTTCAATTTTTACGGGGGAGAATTGGAATTTAAATTAATGAGCATGCTAAAATATGATGCCGCTACCATTGGAAATCACGATTTTGACAATGGCTTAGATGGATTGGCAGCACAGTTACCATATGCAAAATTCGATTTTTTATCCGCTAATTACGATTTCTCCAAAACTATATTACACGGGTATGTGAAACCCTACAAAACCTTTATGCGTGATGGTATAAAGATTGGCGTTTTTGGACTAGGAATAGCATTAGCTGGCTTGGTATCCGAAAAACTCTATAAAGAAACGGTTTATTTGGACCCTATAGAAATGGCTCAAGAAATGAGTCGCATTTTAAAGGAACAGGAAAATTGCGACCTCATCATCTGCCTTTCCCATATAGGTTACCAATATACTAATCCCCAAAGAGTGGACGACCTAAAATTAGCTGCAGCCACTGAAAATATAGATTTGATCATTGGAGGGCATACCCACACCTTTTTAGAGAAGCCTACAATTGCCAAGAACAGGAAAAACCTTCCCGTTTTAGTGAACCAAGTAGGGTGTTTTGGTATAAATTTAGGACGATTGGATTTCTACTTTGAAAAGGGAAGGGCAACAAAATCCGAAGGTATTTCCATTGCCATTTAG
- a CDS encoding 5'-nucleotidase C-terminal domain-containing protein, producing MILKNKHFVTFITICVLHACRQPKPELKNISGKQIEINQSISASDSIEKFIAPYHHRINQILDSVLAYTPVTITKTEGQYNTSAGNLMADIVLEEVNPIFMSRTGNNIDFVLLNFGGIRSIISKGNITARSAFEVMPFENSVFVAELDGKAVRELVAFLITASVPHPIAGIQIVVDKNKALEEVNIQGKPFDENKTYFVATSDYLVTGGDRMNFFKNHISLTNTDYLIRNTMIDYFKRVDTVHAAIDNRFIQKN from the coding sequence ATGATTTTGAAAAACAAACATTTTGTTACATTTATAACAATCTGTGTCCTTCACGCGTGTAGGCAGCCCAAGCCCGAGCTAAAAAATATTAGTGGAAAGCAAATAGAGATCAATCAAAGCATATCGGCATCAGATAGCATAGAAAAATTTATAGCTCCATACCACCATAGAATAAATCAAATATTGGACAGCGTACTTGCCTATACCCCAGTGACTATTACAAAAACAGAGGGCCAGTACAACACCTCCGCAGGAAATTTAATGGCCGATATTGTACTTGAGGAAGTAAACCCCATATTTATGTCGAGGACAGGGAACAACATCGATTTTGTGCTGCTAAATTTCGGCGGGATACGATCTATTATTTCCAAAGGCAATATTACAGCCCGGAGCGCATTTGAGGTAATGCCCTTCGAAAATTCTGTTTTTGTTGCGGAATTGGATGGCAAAGCCGTTCGGGAATTGGTTGCCTTTCTTATAACAGCTAGTGTACCCCACCCTATAGCAGGAATCCAAATTGTTGTAGACAAAAACAAAGCCTTGGAGGAGGTAAATATTCAAGGGAAACCCTTTGATGAAAACAAAACTTATTTTGTGGCTACTTCGGATTATTTGGTGACCGGAGGCGATAGGATGAATTTCTTTAAAAACCATATCTCCCTTACCAATACCGATTATCTGATCAGAAATACCATGATCGATTACTTTAAAAGGGTGGATACCGTGCATGCCGCAATAGATAACCGATTTATACAAAAAAATTAA
- the dapA gene encoding 4-hydroxy-tetrahydrodipicolinate synthase translates to MEQLVGTGVALITPFNEDFTIDTGALTRVVEYCIAGGVDYLVVLGTTGESVVLSKKEKQLVIDTVLKANDGRLPLVLGVGGNNTAEVVEELKRADLKDFVAILSVSPYYNRPTQEGIYQHFKAISLVSPIPIILYNVPGRTGSNMLPDTVLRLANDFNNIVAIKEASGDMLQIMRLIKDKPSGFMVISGDDFTALPTVLAGGSGVISVLGQGLPSEFTQMIRFGLENKVKEAFNLQYSLLDGMDLIFKEGNPAGIKAVLEQIGIGTAVVRLPLVEATASLKKSIKSFVSSVLKSVV, encoded by the coding sequence ATGGAACAATTAGTAGGTACGGGTGTTGCTTTGATCACGCCGTTTAATGAAGATTTCACAATAGATACCGGAGCTCTAACAAGGGTTGTAGAGTATTGTATAGCTGGTGGTGTAGACTATTTAGTGGTTTTGGGAACCACTGGGGAATCTGTTGTACTTTCCAAAAAGGAAAAGCAATTGGTTATAGATACCGTACTAAAAGCCAATGATGGGAGGCTTCCTTTGGTATTAGGTGTTGGTGGCAACAATACCGCTGAAGTGGTAGAGGAGCTAAAAAGGGCGGATCTTAAGGATTTTGTAGCAATATTGTCCGTATCCCCTTATTATAACAGACCTACCCAAGAGGGTATCTATCAACATTTCAAGGCTATTTCCTTGGTTTCACCGATACCGATCATCCTCTATAACGTACCGGGAAGAACAGGGAGCAATATGTTGCCAGATACCGTGCTGAGATTGGCAAATGATTTTAATAATATAGTGGCCATTAAGGAAGCTAGTGGTGATATGCTGCAAATAATGCGCCTCATAAAGGATAAGCCATCTGGATTTATGGTCATTTCTGGTGATGATTTCACTGCACTCCCAACGGTACTTGCTGGTGGTTCGGGAGTGATATCCGTATTGGGACAGGGACTTCCTTCAGAATTTACACAGATGATCCGCTTTGGCCTTGAAAATAAGGTTAAAGAGGCTTTTAATTTACAATATTCCTTATTGGATGGAATGGATTTGATTTTTAAGGAAGGAAATCCTGCTGGTATCAAGGCAGTACTTGAGCAAATAGGAATTGGTACGGCTGTAGTTAGACTTCCATTAGTGGAGGCAACCGCAAGCCTTAAAAAAAGCATCAAGAGTTTTGTGAGTTCCGTACTTAAGTCAGTAGTGTAA
- the fdhD gene encoding formate dehydrogenase accessory sulfurtransferase FdhD, whose product MKEDTEKSTITKKIIKVKFDETEEITDTLAVEEPLEISISVLQASPPISNKNISITMRTPGNDTDLAVGFLFTEGILATADQIDKISLADNTVHIYLNNSENIDLSKLERHFYTSSSCGVCGKASLEAIKTVSLLPPSSANFQVEKNLLNSFPEILNQQQTIFNRTGGIHAAALFELSGNILNLREDVGRHNALDKLIGNCFQHNHFPLDNHILFLSGRVSFELIQKAVMAGIHFIAAVGAPSSLAVEMAIEHDVTLVGFLSKTRYNIYNGANRIKI is encoded by the coding sequence ATGAAAGAAGACACCGAAAAATCGACCATAACCAAAAAAATCATCAAAGTGAAATTTGATGAAACGGAAGAAATAACGGACACTCTGGCCGTGGAAGAGCCCTTAGAAATTAGTATCAGTGTGCTACAAGCCTCCCCTCCTATCAGCAATAAAAACATTTCCATTACTATGCGCACCCCGGGTAATGATACCGATCTTGCTGTCGGGTTTTTATTTACGGAAGGTATTTTAGCAACCGCAGATCAAATAGACAAAATATCTCTTGCAGATAACACGGTACACATTTACCTCAACAATTCTGAAAATATTGACCTCAGCAAATTAGAGCGACACTTTTATACCAGCAGTAGTTGTGGGGTTTGCGGGAAGGCCAGTTTGGAGGCTATAAAAACAGTTTCTCTTTTACCTCCTTCTTCCGCTAATTTTCAAGTAGAAAAGAACCTCCTTAACTCTTTCCCTGAAATTTTAAATCAACAACAAACAATTTTCAACCGTACCGGGGGCATCCATGCTGCAGCACTTTTTGAGCTATCGGGAAATATACTTAACCTAAGGGAAGATGTGGGTAGACATAACGCCTTGGATAAACTTATCGGAAACTGCTTTCAACATAACCACTTTCCCTTAGACAACCACATTTTATTCCTTAGTGGACGCGTCAGCTTTGAATTGATCCAGAAGGCGGTAATGGCCGGCATCCATTTTATTGCGGCAGTAGGAGCGCCCTCTAGTCTGGCTGTGGAAATGGCTATTGAGCACGATGTTACTCTAGTTGGTTTCCTAAGCAAAACCCGCTATAATATTTATAATGGCGCCAACCGCATTAAAATATAA
- a CDS encoding DUF7009 family protein codes for MKIRIQGNSIRYRLTRSEVSSLQKSGFIEERTAFNGAHFIYAIKALDNITSLEATFQENTITLLFPMSQNKKWADVERVGYENNMGLEDGQTLRLLLEKDFVCLDERTEDQADNYPNPAAIN; via the coding sequence ATGAAGATAAGGATACAAGGGAATTCCATTCGATACAGGCTGACCAGATCAGAGGTTAGTTCCCTTCAGAAATCGGGATTTATTGAAGAGCGTACCGCATTTAATGGTGCACATTTTATATATGCCATAAAAGCCTTGGACAACATTACCTCCCTGGAAGCAACATTCCAAGAAAATACCATAACCCTGCTTTTTCCAATGTCGCAAAATAAAAAATGGGCAGATGTGGAACGGGTAGGTTATGAAAACAATATGGGTTTAGAGGATGGCCAAACGTTGCGACTACTGCTTGAAAAAGATTTTGTCTGTTTGGATGAACGCACGGAAGACCAAGCTGACAATTACCCTAACCCAGCTGCTATTAATTAA
- a CDS encoding DUF6913 domain-containing protein: protein MFLKKLIDNLKIRASRKYLQQELKSPTKTLVGGEGISSIGCIVDLDRFDSTDSFYEFIEEFSLRPNSVKIIGYKRYYDKNSPYSTPVFSDKDLGWNAKIENSYALEFLGREYDLLVNYYTEDKLLLQLMTLKTRARLKVGFGEVDKSLNDLILNAPISDFQTFKKELKKYLRVLNEI from the coding sequence ATGTTTTTAAAAAAGTTAATAGATAATTTAAAAATTAGGGCCAGTCGCAAGTATTTGCAGCAGGAATTAAAGTCGCCAACAAAGACACTTGTAGGTGGAGAAGGTATAAGTTCTATAGGGTGTATTGTAGATTTGGACCGATTTGATAGTACGGATTCCTTTTATGAATTTATAGAGGAGTTTTCATTGCGGCCCAATTCGGTGAAGATAATTGGGTACAAAAGGTATTATGACAAAAACTCGCCCTATTCCACACCAGTGTTTTCCGATAAGGATCTTGGTTGGAACGCAAAAATTGAAAATAGCTATGCGTTAGAATTCTTGGGCCGGGAATATGATTTATTGGTAAATTATTATACCGAGGATAAATTATTGTTACAATTAATGACCTTAAAGACAAGAGCGAGATTAAAGGTGGGTTTTGGGGAAGTGGATAAAAGTTTAAATGATTTGATATTGAATGCACCCATATCGGATTTTCAAACCTTCAAGAAGGAATTGAAAAAATATTTACGGGTACTAAACGAGATATAA